Proteins found in one Venturia canescens isolate UGA chromosome 8, ASM1945775v1, whole genome shotgun sequence genomic segment:
- the Sep4 gene encoding septin-2 isoform X2 — MSGDRDYIGFATLPEQVHRKSVKRGFEFTLMVLGETGLGKSTLINSLFLGDLYKERRIPDAFERVEKTTSIEKKMMDIEERGVRLRLTIVDTPGFGDAVNCEDTWKACSAYIDEQFRQYFTDESGLNRKNIQDNRVHCCLYFIPPYGHGLRQLDLEVLRRLHRKVNVVPVIAKADTLTTHEVKKLKERILADIEEHEIQIYQFPDCDSDEDEDFKQQDKELKATVPFAVVGSSTVLEVAGRKVRGRQYPWGVVEVENPKHSDFVKLRTMLISTHMQDLKDVTQDVHYENFRAQCISQISQQAIRERSKLKRDSGPHFENSISDTDRLLLQKDEEIRRMQDMLAQMQEKLKATGQGGGGIGLRGRVGSLGNDLDSTELDKKRNSIIDV; from the exons ATGTCTGGCG ACAGGGACTATATCGGATTTGCAACATTGCCGGAACAAGTGCACAGGAAGTCGGTCAAACGAGGATTCGAATTCACTCTGATGGTCCTGGGTGAAACCGGGCTTGGAAAATCAACCCTTATAAACAGCCTTTTTCTCGGTGATCTTTACAAAGAACGCAGGATTCCAGATGCCTTCG AACGCGTGGAAAAGACAAcgtcgatcgagaaaaaaatgatggacaTCGAAGAACGAGGGGTTCGACTCCGACTGACGATCGTTGATACTCCAG GTTTCGGTGATGCGGTGAACTGTGAGGACACGTGGAAAGCATGCTCCGCATACATCGACGAACAATTCCGCCAATATTTCACTGATGAGAGTGGACTCAAtaggaaaaatattcaagacaACAGGGTACATTGCTGTCTGTATTTTATACCACCGTACGGACACGG GTTACGACAATTAGACCTCGAAGTCCTGAGGCGGTTACACAGGAAAGTAAACGTTGTTCCCGTCATTGCCAAAGCGGACACCCTGACGACGcacgaagtgaaaaaactgaaGGAACGCATACTGGCTGATATCGAGGAGCACGAGATTCAG ATTTATCAGTTCCCTGATTGCGACagtgacgaggacgaggatttCAAACAGCAAGACAAAGAATTGAAGGCGACGGTGCCGTTCGCCGTGGTAGGGAGCTCCACGGTTCTCGAAGTTGCTGGACGGAAAGTCCGGGGACGACAATATCCTTGGGGGGTTGTAGAAG TCGAAAACCCAAAACACAGCGATTTTGTTAAATTAAGGACGATGCTAATATCGACCCACATGCAAGATCTGAAAGACGTCACGCAAGACGTTCATTACGAGAATTTTCGTGCCCAGTGTATTTCTCAAATATCCCAACAGGCTATCCGGGAAAGGAG TAAGCTGAAACGGGACTCGGGTCCGCATTTCGAGAATAGTATATCCGACACTGACAGACTTTTGTTGCAGAAGGACGAAGAG ATCCGGAGAATGCAGGATATGCTTGCACAAATGCAGGAAAAGTTGAAAGCCACGGGCCAAGGAGGGGGTGGAATAGGGCTGCGGGGGAGGGTCGGAAGTCTTGGGAACGATCTCGACTCAACGGAACTGGACAAGAAGCGAAATAGTATTATAGATGTTTag
- the Sep4 gene encoding septin-4 isoform X3, protein MVLGETGLGKSTLINSLFLGDLYKERRIPDAFERVEKTTSIEKKMMDIEERGVRLRLTIVDTPGFGDAVNCEDTWKACSAYIDEQFRQYFTDESGLNRKNIQDNRVHCCLYFIPPYGHGLRQLDLEVLRRLHRKVNVVPVIAKADTLTTHEVKKLKERILADIEEHEIQIYQFPDCDSDEDEDFKQQDKELKATVPFAVVGSSTVLEVAGRKVRGRQYPWGVVEVENPKHSDFVKLRTMLISTHMQDLKDVTQDVHYENFRAQCISQISQQAIRERRYLRIKLKRDSGPHFENSISDTDRLLLQKDEEIRRMQDMLAQMQEKLKATGQGGGGIGLRGRVGSLGNDLDSTELDKKRNSIIDV, encoded by the exons ATGGTCCTGGGTGAAACCGGGCTTGGAAAATCAACCCTTATAAACAGCCTTTTTCTCGGTGATCTTTACAAAGAACGCAGGATTCCAGATGCCTTCG AACGCGTGGAAAAGACAAcgtcgatcgagaaaaaaatgatggacaTCGAAGAACGAGGGGTTCGACTCCGACTGACGATCGTTGATACTCCAG GTTTCGGTGATGCGGTGAACTGTGAGGACACGTGGAAAGCATGCTCCGCATACATCGACGAACAATTCCGCCAATATTTCACTGATGAGAGTGGACTCAAtaggaaaaatattcaagacaACAGGGTACATTGCTGTCTGTATTTTATACCACCGTACGGACACGG GTTACGACAATTAGACCTCGAAGTCCTGAGGCGGTTACACAGGAAAGTAAACGTTGTTCCCGTCATTGCCAAAGCGGACACCCTGACGACGcacgaagtgaaaaaactgaaGGAACGCATACTGGCTGATATCGAGGAGCACGAGATTCAG ATTTATCAGTTCCCTGATTGCGACagtgacgaggacgaggatttCAAACAGCAAGACAAAGAATTGAAGGCGACGGTGCCGTTCGCCGTGGTAGGGAGCTCCACGGTTCTCGAAGTTGCTGGACGGAAAGTCCGGGGACGACAATATCCTTGGGGGGTTGTAGAAG TCGAAAACCCAAAACACAGCGATTTTGTTAAATTAAGGACGATGCTAATATCGACCCACATGCAAGATCTGAAAGACGTCACGCAAGACGTTCATTACGAGAATTTTCGTGCCCAGTGTATTTCTCAAATATCCCAACAGGCTATCCGGGAAAGGAGGTATTTACGcat TAAGCTGAAACGGGACTCGGGTCCGCATTTCGAGAATAGTATATCCGACACTGACAGACTTTTGTTGCAGAAGGACGAAGAG ATCCGGAGAATGCAGGATATGCTTGCACAAATGCAGGAAAAGTTGAAAGCCACGGGCCAAGGAGGGGGTGGAATAGGGCTGCGGGGGAGGGTCGGAAGTCTTGGGAACGATCTCGACTCAACGGAACTGGACAAGAAGCGAAATAGTATTATAGATGTTTag
- the Sep4 gene encoding septin-2 isoform X1: protein MSGDRDYIGFATLPEQVHRKSVKRGFEFTLMVLGETGLGKSTLINSLFLGDLYKERRIPDAFERVEKTTSIEKKMMDIEERGVRLRLTIVDTPGFGDAVNCEDTWKACSAYIDEQFRQYFTDESGLNRKNIQDNRVHCCLYFIPPYGHGLRQLDLEVLRRLHRKVNVVPVIAKADTLTTHEVKKLKERILADIEEHEIQIYQFPDCDSDEDEDFKQQDKELKATVPFAVVGSSTVLEVAGRKVRGRQYPWGVVEVENPKHSDFVKLRTMLISTHMQDLKDVTQDVHYENFRAQCISQISQQAIRERRYLRIKLKRDSGPHFENSISDTDRLLLQKDEEIRRMQDMLAQMQEKLKATGQGGGGIGLRGRVGSLGNDLDSTELDKKRNSIIDV from the exons ATGTCTGGCG ACAGGGACTATATCGGATTTGCAACATTGCCGGAACAAGTGCACAGGAAGTCGGTCAAACGAGGATTCGAATTCACTCTGATGGTCCTGGGTGAAACCGGGCTTGGAAAATCAACCCTTATAAACAGCCTTTTTCTCGGTGATCTTTACAAAGAACGCAGGATTCCAGATGCCTTCG AACGCGTGGAAAAGACAAcgtcgatcgagaaaaaaatgatggacaTCGAAGAACGAGGGGTTCGACTCCGACTGACGATCGTTGATACTCCAG GTTTCGGTGATGCGGTGAACTGTGAGGACACGTGGAAAGCATGCTCCGCATACATCGACGAACAATTCCGCCAATATTTCACTGATGAGAGTGGACTCAAtaggaaaaatattcaagacaACAGGGTACATTGCTGTCTGTATTTTATACCACCGTACGGACACGG GTTACGACAATTAGACCTCGAAGTCCTGAGGCGGTTACACAGGAAAGTAAACGTTGTTCCCGTCATTGCCAAAGCGGACACCCTGACGACGcacgaagtgaaaaaactgaaGGAACGCATACTGGCTGATATCGAGGAGCACGAGATTCAG ATTTATCAGTTCCCTGATTGCGACagtgacgaggacgaggatttCAAACAGCAAGACAAAGAATTGAAGGCGACGGTGCCGTTCGCCGTGGTAGGGAGCTCCACGGTTCTCGAAGTTGCTGGACGGAAAGTCCGGGGACGACAATATCCTTGGGGGGTTGTAGAAG TCGAAAACCCAAAACACAGCGATTTTGTTAAATTAAGGACGATGCTAATATCGACCCACATGCAAGATCTGAAAGACGTCACGCAAGACGTTCATTACGAGAATTTTCGTGCCCAGTGTATTTCTCAAATATCCCAACAGGCTATCCGGGAAAGGAGGTATTTACGcat TAAGCTGAAACGGGACTCGGGTCCGCATTTCGAGAATAGTATATCCGACACTGACAGACTTTTGTTGCAGAAGGACGAAGAG ATCCGGAGAATGCAGGATATGCTTGCACAAATGCAGGAAAAGTTGAAAGCCACGGGCCAAGGAGGGGGTGGAATAGGGCTGCGGGGGAGGGTCGGAAGTCTTGGGAACGATCTCGACTCAACGGAACTGGACAAGAAGCGAAATAGTATTATAGATGTTTag
- the rdgBbeta gene encoding cytoplasmic phosphatidylinositol transfer protein 1 has product MVLTKEYRICMPLTVEEYRIGQLYMIARHSNEQSDSAEGVEVVENTECEDPVHGKGQFTEKRIHLSSKLPYWIQSVLPRIFYITEKAWNFYPYTITEYTCSFVPKFQISIKTRFEDDDGAMENCLGLTPIELIHREVDHVDIAYDEISAKHYKEEEDPKFFQSKTTGRGPLVEGWRETTQPIMCSYKLVNATFEVWGLQTRVEDFIHKCVREVLLLGHRQAFTWIDEWHEMTLEDVRNYESKMQAATNEKVQINRGEHEPHQQEETRSNNASPKNSVPSSPTPKSPTAASNRSWFSWS; this is encoded by the exons ATGGTTTTGACGAAGGAATACAGAATATGTATGCCTCTCACGGTAGAAGAG TATCGTATAGGCCAGCTCTACATGATAGCTAGACACAGTAACGAACAATCGGATTCTGCTGAGGGTGTCGAAGTCGTCGAAAATACAGAGTGCGAAGATCCTGTTCACGGGAAGGGCCAATTTACCgaaaaaagaattcatttATCGAG CAAATTGCCCTACTGGATTCAGTCGGTGCTGCCAAGGATATTTTACATAACTGAAAAAGCATGGAATTTTTACCCCTACACTATAACAG AGTATACC TGTTCCTTCgttccaaaatttcaaatatcaatCAAAACACGGTTCGAGGATGACGATGGTGCAATGGAAAAT TGTTTAGGGTTGACACCGATAGAGCTGATACACCGTGAAGTCGATCATGTTGATATAGCATACGATGAAATCTCTGCGAAGCACtacaaagaagaagaagatccAAAGTTCTTCCAATCAAAAACAACGGGTCGTGGACCTCTGGTGGAAGGCTGGCGCGAGACAACTCAGCCAATAATGTGCTCTTATAAACTGGTCAATGCCACGTTCGAGGTCTGGGGACTTCAGACCCGTGTGGAAGACTTTATTCACAAG TGTGTCCGAGAAGTCCTTTTATTGGGTCATCGACAAGCGTTCACTTGGATCGACGAATGGCACGAGATGACTTTGGAGGATGTAAGAAATTACGAATCGAAGATGCAGGCAGCAACGAATGAGAAGGTTCAGATAAATAGAGGCGAGCACGAGCCCCACCAGCAGGAAGAAACAAGGTCGAATAACGCGTCACCCAAAAACTCGGTACCGTCGTCACCCACTCCCAAATCGCCTACCGCAGCATCAAATCGATCTTGGTTCTCTTGGTCATAA
- the LOC122415266 gene encoding DNA primase large subunit-like — protein sequence MTEFTEGNRKRDSTMSKWPKQWLAEGEIPNELNCKHDMQFYQGPLSGTVDWKFFQNWCTQRIIILVNVMKIKSVNAHRTPAQCRDELITFLKRYTDDYDDWINLFTANGSDADTKLRILMRKMDNLSHTALRIFFIDGCEASSWFEQMECLLFRWRLEALDDDGVIKFMDLNNMQCPVLSIDEKNRLKHGIAPLMDDPSKFDVTTFYKVSAVEVPELLRTRSVHLEKGIAFLSRSQLRPFIHYRFTRILSKHLEDNDSAYEHVSRDARFVTLGRRLRKFVKDYQYKTLNNVSFSVDNLDEVSKTAFPPCMRRIHEGLKERSHLRYGARRQFTVFLKSIGIPADDMIGLYQKHFCPKMTEAGFRKEHYYRFRHFYGLEGSRIQYENDECINIAEGSNIGPNDCHGCFFANRDIEDLAKNLEKWKISHAHTENIKAFTQTKEYGKACAEYFHAVLEYPVIYPIEKPDHFVIQSRLVREKAKNEDPFFEPNDSDDMMD from the exons ATGACCGAGTTCACAGAG GGAAACCGCAAACGTGATTCCACCATGTCAAAATGGCCTAAACAATGGTTGGCGGAGGGAGAAATTCCGAACGAGCTCAATTGCAAGCACGACATGCAATTTTACCAAGGCCCGTTAAGTGGCACTGTTGActggaaatttttccaaaattggtGCACTCAAAGAATAATAa TTCTGGTAAacgtcatgaaaataaaatcggtAAACGCGCACAGAACTCCTGCACAATGCAGAGACGAATTGATCACATTCTTGAAGCGTTACACCGATGACTACGATGATTGGATTAATTTGTTCACCGCTAATGGCTCCGACGCCGACACTAAGCTTCGTATTTTAATGCGAAAAATGGACAATCTTTCGCACACGGCACTGCGTATCTTTTTCATTGACGGATGCGAGGCTTCGAGTTGGTTCGAGCAAATGGAATGCTTGCTCTTCCGCTGGAGGCTCGAGGCTCTCGACGACGACGGAGTTATCAAGTTCATGGATCTCAACAACATGCAATGTCCCGTC CTCagcatcgatgaaaaaaaccgCTTGAAGCATGGGATCGCGCCCCTGATGGACGATCCTTCGAAATTCGACGTCACCACATTCTACAAAGTGTCTGCAGTCGAAGTGCCAGAATTGTTGAGAACGCGATCGGTCCACTTGGAAAAGGGAATAGCGTTCCTCAGCCGGTCGCAGTTACGCCCGTTCATTCATTATCGCTTCACACGAATACTCTCCAAGCATCTCGAG GATAACGATTCAGCTTATGAGCACGTGAGCAGAGATGCGAGGTTCGTAACGCTGGGAAGGCGACTTCGGAAATTCGTCAAAGATTACCAATATAAGACCTTGAATAACGTCAGTTTTAGCGTCGACAATTTGGACGag gtttcCAAGACTGCTTTTCCGCCCTGCATGAGAAGAATTCACGAAGGCCTGAAGGAGAGAAGTCATCTGCGCTACGGTGCGCGGCGCCagttcacagtttttctcaAATCCATTGGCATACCGGCTGACGATATGATCGGATTGTACCAAAAACACTTTTGTCCAAAAATGACAGAAGCCGGTTTCAGGAAGGAACATTATTATCGTTTCCGTCATTTTTACGGCTTGGAGGGGTCGCGGATTCAATACGAGAATGACGAGTGCATCAACATCGCTGAAGGATCGAATATTGGACCGAACGATTGTCACGGCTGCTTTTTCGCGAACCGCGATATCGAAGATCTCGCGAAAAATCTCGAGAAGTGGAAAATTAGTCACGCTC ATACAGAAAATATAAAGGCATTCACACAAACCAAAGAGTACGGAAAAGCCTGTGCCGAATATTTTCACGCCGTTCTCGAATATCCAGTTATTTATCCTATCGAAAAACCGGATCATTTCGTCATTCAAAGCAGATTAGTGCGTGAAAAAGCAAAGAATG AGGATCCATTCTTCGAGCCTAACGACAGTGATGATATGATGGATTAA